A window of the Parambassis ranga chromosome 17, fParRan2.1, whole genome shotgun sequence genome harbors these coding sequences:
- the LOC114449525 gene encoding rho GTPase-activating protein 29-like isoform X3, with protein MGDVDSSSGLGIPQTGRSRSFDNLSEDPEGYVSEKSELVGPEVPLSREEEVDLTLLKNDSGVESALLYAKAWSRYIKDLLAWMEKRLAMDVEYAKNYAKMAESAKTLASQQDYMPFSDVYVSTFKSDIEYNQLLIQTTVALQSNKFIQPLLARKNELDKLRKDIKEQWQREQKKMQEADATLRKARALKTQRREEYQKAQSSTNRSQEEQSNTGNKQLEKKRRLEEEALQKAEEAQNQYQSCMADAGVRRMDLVNAKSTILTQIREMIFQCDLTLKAVTVNWFQMQQAQTVSLPAHYQVLSESAKLYEPGECYAEFARNLPKNLPKERLHSDSISSDNARFVFNKRSVGSMHSSHGNLSQASITSCDVLSGDEVDNALLRPAKISERRSNSSTDIQMQRQGGMCSDSESAGGSSESRSMDSPTASPGDFKRRLPRTPSTGTMSSADDLDEREPPSPSDNGLAEMVTETASSPGPFRNAQMSKAAQTHKLRKLRAPSKCRECDSLVVFHGAECEECSLACHKKCLETLAIQCGHKKLQGRLHLFGIDFAQASKNNSDGIPFIIKKCTSEIESRALNIKGIYRVNGAKSRVEKLCQAFENGKDLVELSDLSPHDISNVLKLYLRQLPEPLILYRFYNDFIGLAKECQRVIVEEVDKPQGTQAGEKDGPSIQLNRVIFKIRDLLRQLPSANYRTLRYLIAHLNRVTEQAEENKMTASNLGIIFGPTLVKPRQTDAEVSLSSLVDYPYQALMVELLVRHFHTVFEASLLPGSDIAIAGQASPRLTPQEKVRQLSRHSTSLMDIKESAKVFKRYSSVIPSSHILGEVQEVQPGRDKTEVSALDRLNGIQTSGGGEVQRSTLVFGRPSSAISSTTTTTTTAPKVQLRTHRTRQVSRPISMPLERLPAPAQISERNNRNTADTVDGSCTVVESIQEMPEPEKARQSGSSRVSTYYITPFIDTQTMQRRTWDRKYKHYDVTPRTAMIVANLPSASSGPQPVKATMPVPVTTASVVPTTSSVSTVFSNNTYTIPVKSVWASKRENDTENSVSETSSSARFPLTLRAPRTLQPPPETFYKPPPSITSRARTLPNWTTTVTTITTTVTTPSLSPILPTQAVTPPPDPTSPTKTRLQTQDSTDSAIDPGVSTSSTLSPPQSPPPSSPDDLSPSETKPVYQRLRPRRLQELEHREAHFV; from the exons ATGGGAGATGTGGACAGCAGCTCAGGGTTGGGGATCCCCCAGACAGGGAGAAGCAGG TCTTTTGACAACCTCTCTGAGGATCCTGAGGGATATGTTTCAGAGAAAAGTGAACTTGTGG GCCCAGAGGTGCCGCTGTCACGGGAGGAAGAAGTAGACTTGACTCTGCTGAAGAATGACAGTGGGGTGGAGTCTGCTCTACTCTATGCCAAGGCCTGGTCCAGGTATATCAAAGACCTTCTGGCCTGGATGGAGAAACGACTGGCCATGG ATGTCGAGTATGCTAAAAACTATGCCAAAATGGCAGAGTCTGCAAAGACACTGGCTAGTCAACAG GACTACATGCCTTTCAGCGATGTCTATGTTTCCACGTTCAAGAGCGACATCGAATACAACCAGCTGCTCATTCAAACCACAGTGGCTCTTCAAAGCAATAAATTTATACAG cctcTTCTGGCTCGCAAGAATGAACTCGACAAGTTAAGGAAAGACATCAAGGAGCAGTGGCAGagagaacaaaagaaaatg CAAGAGGCAGATGCAACCTTGCGTAAAGCGCGGGCGCTAAAGACTCAGAGACGGGAGGAGTACCAGAAAGCCCAGTCATCTACAAACCGCTCCCAGGAGGAGCAGTCTAATACTGGGAacaaacagctggagaagaagaggaggttaGAGGAGGAGGCTCTGCAGAAG GCAGAGGAGGCCCAGAACCAGTACCAGAGCTGTATGGCTGACGCAGGCGTCAGAAGAATGGATCTGGTCAACGCCAAGAGCACCATCCTCACTCAGATTCGAGAGATGATCTTCCAGTGTGACCTCACACTTAAAGCT GTGACCGTGAACTGGTTTCAGATGCAGCAGGCGCAGACTGTGTCACTCCCTGCCCACTACCAGGTCCTGAGTGAGAGTGCCAAGCTGTATGAACCAGGCGAATGTTATGCAGAGTTTGCCCGGAACCTGCCCAAAAACCTGCCTAAAGAGCGCCTTCACTCAGACTCCATTTCTTCTGATAATGCCAG GTTTGTGTTCAACAAAAGGTCAGTGGGCAGCATGCATTCCTCCCACGGCAACCTGTCACAGGCATCCATCACCTCTTGTGACGTGCTGAGCGGAGATGAAGTGGACAATGCCCTACTCAGGCCGGCAAAGATCAGCGAACGAAGgtccaacagcagcacagacatacAAA tGCAGAGGCAGGGTGGGATGTGCAGCGACTCGGAGAGTGCTGGAGGCAGCAGTGAGTCGAGGTCCATGGACTCCCCCACTGCCAGTCCAG GTGACTTCAAGCGCCGGCTTCCCAGAACTCCTTCCACCGGGACCATGTCCTCTGCTGATGATCTAGATGAGAGAGAGCCACCGTCACCATCAGACAACG GTCTGGCAGAGATGGTGACAGAGACAGCCAGTTCCCCCGGTCCCTTCCGAAATGCTCAGATGTCCAAAGCTGCTCAAACCCATAAGCTCAGAAAACTACGAGCCCCGTCTAAATGCAGAGAATGCGACAGTCTGGTGGTTTTCCACGGAGCCGAGTGTGAAGAG TGCTCTCTGGCTTGCCATAAGAAGTGTCTGGAGACGCTAGCTATCCAGTGTGGACATAAAAAGCTGCAAGGCAGATTACATCTGTTTGGTATCGACTTTGCTCAAGCATCAAAAAACAACTCGGACGGTATCCCCTTTATAATCAAGAAGTGCACATCTGAGATCGAGAGTCGAGCCCTCAACATCAAG GGGATTTATCGAGTAAATGGTGCAAAATCACGTGTCGAAAAACTGTGCCAGGCGTTTGAAAATGGGAAGGACCTGGTAGAGCTGTCTGACCTCTCACCTCATGACATCAGCAATGTTCTCAAACTCTACCTGAGACAG TTACCAGAGCCGCTGATCCTGTATCGATTCTACAACGATTTCATCGGCTTGGCAAAAGAGTGTCAGAGGGTGATAGTGGAGGAGGTCGACAAACCTCAGGGCACGCAGGCAGGAGAGAAAGATGGCCCAAGCATCCAGCTGAACAGAGTGATTTTCAAGATTAGAGATCTTCTCCGCCAACTGCCTTCAGCCAACTACAGGACTCTGCGTTACCTTATAGCACATCTAAACAG AGTAACTgaacaggcagaggagaacaAGATGACCGCGAGTAACCTCGGCATAATCTTCGGCCCTACACTGGTGAAGCCACGGCAGACGGATGCCGAGGTGTCCTTGTCCTCCCTGGTGGACTATCCCTACCAGGCACTgatggtggagctgctggtgcgACACTTCCACACGGTCTTTGAAGCATCACTGCTCCCTGGCTCTGACATTGCAATTGCTGGCCAGGCATCCCCAAGGCTCACCCCTCAAGAGAAGGTGCGGCAGCTTAGCAGACACTCCACTTCCCTGATGGACATAAAAGAG AGTGCTAAAGTGTTCAAAAGATACTCCTCAGTAATCCCATCCTCACACATCCTGGGTGAGGTGCAGGAGGTCCAGCCAGGAAGAGACAAAACAGAGGTGTCAGCCCTGGACAGACTCAACGGGATCCAGACTTCTGGTGGAGGAGAAGTCCAGAGATCAACCTTAGTGTTTGGCCGTCCCAGTAGCGCCATCTCCTCcactactaccaccaccaccacagcacCAAAGGTGCAGCTACGCACACACCGTACTCGACAAGTGTCTCGTCCAATCAGCATGCCGCTGGAACGCCTACCCGCCCCTGCTCAGATCAGCGAGAGGAATAACCGGAACACCGCTGATACTGTCGATGGGAGCTGCACCGTCGTTGAAAGTATACAGGAAATGCCAGAGCCAGAGAAAGCTCGCCAAAGTGGCTCCTCCAGGGTTAGCACCTACTACATCACTCCTTTTATTGACACGCAGACAATGCAGAGGAGGACTTGGGATAGGAAGTACAAGCACTATGATGTTACACCCAGGACTGCTATGATAGTGGCCAACCTGCCATCAGCCAGCTCTGGACCGCAGCCAGTAAAGGCCACGATGCCTGTCCCAGTAACCACTGCCTCCGTCGTGCCTACCACAAGTAGCGTTAGTACTGTGTTCTCCAACAACACCTACACGATACCAGTGAAGTCTGTCTGGGCTTCTAAAAgggaaaatgacacagaaaattCAGTGAGTGAGACGAGCAGCTCAGCAAGATTTCCACTAACACTCAGGGCACCGAGGActctgcagcctccacctgAAACCTTCTACAAGCCCCCGCCCTCCATTACCAGCAGAGCTAGGACGCTTCCAAACTGGACTACCACTGtaaccaccatcaccaccaccgtCACCACCCCCTCCCTTTCCCCCATCCTCCCCACCCAAGCAGTCACCCCACCCCCTGACCCTACAAGCCCCACAAAGACACGGCTCCAGACACAGGACTCCACCGACAGTGCCATTGACCCTGGGGTCTCGACCTCCTCCACCCTTTCACCCCCACAGTCTCCTCCCCCCAGCAGCCCTGACGACCTCAGTCCCAGTGAGACTAAACCCGTGTACCAAAGATTACGACCACGGAGGCTGCAGGAGCTCGAACACAGAGAGGCTCACTTTGTCTga
- the LOC114449525 gene encoding rho GTPase-activating protein 29-like isoform X2: MTLKPFQGDAGRTGGRVECVNFKEVNPENKKAIFGEIHASIDTLAFTFGNVVSDFLMGDVDSSSGLGIPQTGRSRSFDNLSEDPEGYVSEKSELVGPEVPLSREEEVDLTLLKNDSGVESALLYAKAWSRYIKDLLAWMEKRLAMDVEYAKNYAKMAESAKTLASQQDYMPFSDVYVSTFKSDIEYNQLLIQTTVALQSNKFIQPLLARKNELDKLRKDIKEQWQREQKKMQEADATLRKARALKTQRREEYQKAQSSTNRSQEEQSNTGNKQLEKKRRLEEEALQKAEEAQNQYQSCMADAGVRRMDLVNAKSTILTQIREMIFQCDLTLKAVTVNWFQMQQAQTVSLPAHYQVLSESAKLYEPGECYAEFARNLPKNLPKERLHSDSISSDNARFVFNKRSVGSMHSSHGNLSQASITSCDVLSGDEVDNALLRPAKISERRSNSSTDIQMQRQGGMCSDSESAGGSSESRSMDSPTASPGDFKRRLPRTPSTGTMSSADDLDEREPPSPSDNGLAEMVTETASSPGPFRNAQMSKAAQTHKLRKLRAPSKCRECDSLVVFHGAECEECSLACHKKCLETLAIQCGHKKLQGRLHLFGIDFAQASKNNSDGIPFIIKKCTSEIESRALNIKGIYRVNGAKSRVEKLCQAFENGKDLVELSDLSPHDISNVLKLYLRQLPEPLILYRFYNDFIGLAKECQRVIVEEVDKPQGTQAGEKDGPSIQLNRVIFKIRDLLRQLPSANYRTLRYLIAHLNRVTEQAEENKMTASNLGIIFGPTLVKPRQTDAEVSLSSLVDYPYQALMVELLVRHFHTVFEASLLPGSDIAIAGQASPRLTPQEKVRQLSRHSTSLMDIKESAKVFKRYSSVIPSSHILGEVQEVQPGRDKTEVSALDRLNGIQTSGGGEVQRSTLVFGRPSSAISSTTTTTTTAPKVQLRTHRTRQVSRPISMPLERLPAPAQISERNNRNTADTVDGSCTVVESIQEMPEPEKARQSGSSRVSTYYITPFIDTQTMQRRTWDRKYKHYDVTPRTAMIVANLPSASSGPQPVKATMPVPVTTASVVPTTSSVSTVFSNNTYTIPVKSVWASKRENDTENSVSETSSSARFPLTLRAPRTLQPPPETFYKPPPSITSRARTLPNWTTTVTTITTTVTTPSLSPILPTQAVTPPPDPTSPTKTRLQTQDSTDSAIDPGVSTSSTLSPPQSPPPSSPDDLSPSETKPVYQRLRPRRLQELEHREAHFV, from the exons ATGACTTTGAAGCCGTTCCAAGGAGACGCTGGTCGGACAGGAGGACGTGTGGAGT GCGTTAACTTCAAGGAAGTGAacccagaaaacaaaaaagctaTATTTGGCGAGATACACGCATCCATTGACACTTTGGCATTCACATTCGGCAATGT AGTGTCTGACTTCCTTATGGGAGATGTGGACAGCAGCTCAGGGTTGGGGATCCCCCAGACAGGGAGAAGCAGG TCTTTTGACAACCTCTCTGAGGATCCTGAGGGATATGTTTCAGAGAAAAGTGAACTTGTGG GCCCAGAGGTGCCGCTGTCACGGGAGGAAGAAGTAGACTTGACTCTGCTGAAGAATGACAGTGGGGTGGAGTCTGCTCTACTCTATGCCAAGGCCTGGTCCAGGTATATCAAAGACCTTCTGGCCTGGATGGAGAAACGACTGGCCATGG ATGTCGAGTATGCTAAAAACTATGCCAAAATGGCAGAGTCTGCAAAGACACTGGCTAGTCAACAG GACTACATGCCTTTCAGCGATGTCTATGTTTCCACGTTCAAGAGCGACATCGAATACAACCAGCTGCTCATTCAAACCACAGTGGCTCTTCAAAGCAATAAATTTATACAG cctcTTCTGGCTCGCAAGAATGAACTCGACAAGTTAAGGAAAGACATCAAGGAGCAGTGGCAGagagaacaaaagaaaatg CAAGAGGCAGATGCAACCTTGCGTAAAGCGCGGGCGCTAAAGACTCAGAGACGGGAGGAGTACCAGAAAGCCCAGTCATCTACAAACCGCTCCCAGGAGGAGCAGTCTAATACTGGGAacaaacagctggagaagaagaggaggttaGAGGAGGAGGCTCTGCAGAAG GCAGAGGAGGCCCAGAACCAGTACCAGAGCTGTATGGCTGACGCAGGCGTCAGAAGAATGGATCTGGTCAACGCCAAGAGCACCATCCTCACTCAGATTCGAGAGATGATCTTCCAGTGTGACCTCACACTTAAAGCT GTGACCGTGAACTGGTTTCAGATGCAGCAGGCGCAGACTGTGTCACTCCCTGCCCACTACCAGGTCCTGAGTGAGAGTGCCAAGCTGTATGAACCAGGCGAATGTTATGCAGAGTTTGCCCGGAACCTGCCCAAAAACCTGCCTAAAGAGCGCCTTCACTCAGACTCCATTTCTTCTGATAATGCCAG GTTTGTGTTCAACAAAAGGTCAGTGGGCAGCATGCATTCCTCCCACGGCAACCTGTCACAGGCATCCATCACCTCTTGTGACGTGCTGAGCGGAGATGAAGTGGACAATGCCCTACTCAGGCCGGCAAAGATCAGCGAACGAAGgtccaacagcagcacagacatacAAA tGCAGAGGCAGGGTGGGATGTGCAGCGACTCGGAGAGTGCTGGAGGCAGCAGTGAGTCGAGGTCCATGGACTCCCCCACTGCCAGTCCAG GTGACTTCAAGCGCCGGCTTCCCAGAACTCCTTCCACCGGGACCATGTCCTCTGCTGATGATCTAGATGAGAGAGAGCCACCGTCACCATCAGACAACG GTCTGGCAGAGATGGTGACAGAGACAGCCAGTTCCCCCGGTCCCTTCCGAAATGCTCAGATGTCCAAAGCTGCTCAAACCCATAAGCTCAGAAAACTACGAGCCCCGTCTAAATGCAGAGAATGCGACAGTCTGGTGGTTTTCCACGGAGCCGAGTGTGAAGAG TGCTCTCTGGCTTGCCATAAGAAGTGTCTGGAGACGCTAGCTATCCAGTGTGGACATAAAAAGCTGCAAGGCAGATTACATCTGTTTGGTATCGACTTTGCTCAAGCATCAAAAAACAACTCGGACGGTATCCCCTTTATAATCAAGAAGTGCACATCTGAGATCGAGAGTCGAGCCCTCAACATCAAG GGGATTTATCGAGTAAATGGTGCAAAATCACGTGTCGAAAAACTGTGCCAGGCGTTTGAAAATGGGAAGGACCTGGTAGAGCTGTCTGACCTCTCACCTCATGACATCAGCAATGTTCTCAAACTCTACCTGAGACAG TTACCAGAGCCGCTGATCCTGTATCGATTCTACAACGATTTCATCGGCTTGGCAAAAGAGTGTCAGAGGGTGATAGTGGAGGAGGTCGACAAACCTCAGGGCACGCAGGCAGGAGAGAAAGATGGCCCAAGCATCCAGCTGAACAGAGTGATTTTCAAGATTAGAGATCTTCTCCGCCAACTGCCTTCAGCCAACTACAGGACTCTGCGTTACCTTATAGCACATCTAAACAG AGTAACTgaacaggcagaggagaacaAGATGACCGCGAGTAACCTCGGCATAATCTTCGGCCCTACACTGGTGAAGCCACGGCAGACGGATGCCGAGGTGTCCTTGTCCTCCCTGGTGGACTATCCCTACCAGGCACTgatggtggagctgctggtgcgACACTTCCACACGGTCTTTGAAGCATCACTGCTCCCTGGCTCTGACATTGCAATTGCTGGCCAGGCATCCCCAAGGCTCACCCCTCAAGAGAAGGTGCGGCAGCTTAGCAGACACTCCACTTCCCTGATGGACATAAAAGAG AGTGCTAAAGTGTTCAAAAGATACTCCTCAGTAATCCCATCCTCACACATCCTGGGTGAGGTGCAGGAGGTCCAGCCAGGAAGAGACAAAACAGAGGTGTCAGCCCTGGACAGACTCAACGGGATCCAGACTTCTGGTGGAGGAGAAGTCCAGAGATCAACCTTAGTGTTTGGCCGTCCCAGTAGCGCCATCTCCTCcactactaccaccaccaccacagcacCAAAGGTGCAGCTACGCACACACCGTACTCGACAAGTGTCTCGTCCAATCAGCATGCCGCTGGAACGCCTACCCGCCCCTGCTCAGATCAGCGAGAGGAATAACCGGAACACCGCTGATACTGTCGATGGGAGCTGCACCGTCGTTGAAAGTATACAGGAAATGCCAGAGCCAGAGAAAGCTCGCCAAAGTGGCTCCTCCAGGGTTAGCACCTACTACATCACTCCTTTTATTGACACGCAGACAATGCAGAGGAGGACTTGGGATAGGAAGTACAAGCACTATGATGTTACACCCAGGACTGCTATGATAGTGGCCAACCTGCCATCAGCCAGCTCTGGACCGCAGCCAGTAAAGGCCACGATGCCTGTCCCAGTAACCACTGCCTCCGTCGTGCCTACCACAAGTAGCGTTAGTACTGTGTTCTCCAACAACACCTACACGATACCAGTGAAGTCTGTCTGGGCTTCTAAAAgggaaaatgacacagaaaattCAGTGAGTGAGACGAGCAGCTCAGCAAGATTTCCACTAACACTCAGGGCACCGAGGActctgcagcctccacctgAAACCTTCTACAAGCCCCCGCCCTCCATTACCAGCAGAGCTAGGACGCTTCCAAACTGGACTACCACTGtaaccaccatcaccaccaccgtCACCACCCCCTCCCTTTCCCCCATCCTCCCCACCCAAGCAGTCACCCCACCCCCTGACCCTACAAGCCCCACAAAGACACGGCTCCAGACACAGGACTCCACCGACAGTGCCATTGACCCTGGGGTCTCGACCTCCTCCACCCTTTCACCCCCACAGTCTCCTCCCCCCAGCAGCCCTGACGACCTCAGTCCCAGTGAGACTAAACCCGTGTACCAAAGATTACGACCACGGAGGCTGCAGGAGCTCGAACACAGAGAGGCTCACTTTGTCTga